The following proteins come from a genomic window of Venturia canescens isolate UGA chromosome 4, ASM1945775v1, whole genome shotgun sequence:
- the LOC122409983 gene encoding cell division cycle and apoptosis regulator protein 1-like isoform X4 yields the protein MSNMSPFGAGKNPPWVRNTGQGIQNIQQQMLGQAMGGMGGQPMVQYQQQTQQVYQQSLGLQQPNLTMASMASLGSNLPSGIAGQLYPQVATVSYPTPRALNTNAFQQSVTGVPQQVQSNVQSSSTKQRVFTGTVTKVHDNFGFVDEDVFFQTSACVKGSNPVVGDRVLVEASFNPSMPFKWNATRIQVLPMGSNNNSANVQPSIQQTNRSQQSSRPSTYNAVPPPNENSNSSNAPNNATSNRNKTSRVRERSPRERRNDDEEIERKRRREDRIREREKKEERSPSRTRRSKSPRPRRRTRVVPRYMVQIPKIALDLPEADVLEVRRRYQNMYIPSDFFSTNFRWVDAFPPHMPFTLNKPCSFHVMHKDVDPFIENTAVLEPPDADYLFSAKVMLISMPAMEEIYKRCCGVSEDRDPDRDYVHPTRLINFLVGLRGKNETMAIGGPWSPSLDGANPDKDPSVLIKTAVRTCKALTGIDLSHCTQWYRFLELYYRRAETTHKSGRVVPSRVETVILFLPDVWSCVPTRLEWDAFHLNYKKQLERKLLRAVSNSDDSDPAIETDEAAAADQKDDAPTEKKEPTHYSELDPKNMNVNDLRQELTARNLSSKGLKSQLTARLAKAVKSEQAKEEGRQDEVEENEKETSPPPKEDSKDEKKAKDGKEHDDDRKKTMERERALLEKRYALPESSHIIVHPSRTAKSGKFDCTVMSLSVLLDYRPEDTKEHSFEVSLFAELFNEMLMRDFGFRIYRSLCILPEKPKDKEDEKKKDKKEDRREDKKEDKRKDEDSKKCSKKDDKKRESSKDKKEEKETRSKSDEKDKDKDKNEEEDDEDEEESEDDDSVKEGKKDKDKDGKKKKVKLFTHDPYLLLSFVYFDQTHCGYIFDKDIEELIYTLGLNLSRAQVRKLVQKVVTRDSLHYRKLTDKSKDEEIKEEKDVEKHDASGKMDNEEEFLKSLALGNKKLLPVFVGGGPASKRARREDTTENSEGEFISDGFIMYKGSLLDVEKLVSQLKRSEKARLDTEARMMEIQHELSSVAEKSSKQTNTIKDITDDLRAYKDKLRSTDEKLKKVSTETHMYLSTLKNVYHMTSKVLQNDTKKVEIVEIQDEKISSEINGSQSESKSKTDTRWSDNKSSLKKDPGDAEKEKKSDTKVSIKKEPVDTDREKK from the exons ATGAGTAACATGTCGCCATTCGGCGCCGGAAAGAATCCACCGTGGGTTCGTAACACAG GCCAGGGAATCCAGAATATACAGCAGCAAATGCTGGGACAGGCTATGGGAGGAATGGGTGGTCAACCGATGGTCCAATACCAGCAACAAACTCAGCAAGTTTATCAGCAGAGTCTGGGATTGCAACAA CCCAATCTGACAATGGCATCAATGGCCAGCCTTGGATCAAATCTTCCTTCAGGAATTGCTGGGCAATTGTACCCTCAGGTGGCAACCGTCTCATATCCGACGCCCAGGGCTCTCAATACAAATGCTTTTCAACAATCAGTTACTGGAGTTCCGCAACAAGTACAATCCAATGTACAATCTTCATCGACTAAGCAACGCGTATTTACTGGCACTGTCACCAAAGTTCATGATAATTTTGGTTTTGTTGacgaggatgtgttttttcAAACAAG tGCATGCGTAAAAGGCTCAAATCCAGTGGTAGGAGATAGAGTTCTGGTCGAAGCATCATTCAATCCGTCAATGCCTTTCAAATGGAATGCAACAAGGATTCAAGTGCTGCCAATGGGGAGTAACAATAACAGTGCTAACGTTCAACCATCCATTCAACAAACAAATCGTTCGCAGCAGAGTAGCAGACCCAGTACTTATAACGCTGTTCCTCCACCGAATGAGAACTCTAATAGCAG CAACGCGCCGAATAACGCGACTAGCAATCGCAATAAAACTTCACGAGTGCGAGAACGATCACCTCGAGAACGTCGGAACGACGATGAGGAAATCGAGAGAAAGCGACGCCGCGAGGATCGAATTAGGGAACGAGAGAAGAAGGAAGAACGCAGTCCATCTCGAACTAGGAGAAGCAAATCGCCAAGACCACGACGACGTACTAGAGTCGTTCCACGTTATATGGTACAGATACCAAAGATTGCACTCGATCT GCCGGAGGCGGACGTATTAGAAGTTAGGAGACGTTATCAAAATATGTACATTCCTAGTGACTTCTTTTCTACGAACTTCAGATGGGTGGACGCCTTTCCACCGCATATGCCCTTTACACTTAACAAGCCGTGCTCCTTCCACGTCATGCACAAGGATGTTGATCCTTTCATCGAAAACACCGCAGTACTCGAGCCACCAGATGCTGATTATCTTTTTTCTGCCAAA GTGATGCTAATTTCGATGCCAGCAATGGAGGAGATTTACAAACGTTGTTGCGGCGTGAGCGAGGACAGAGACCCGGACCGTGACTACGTTCATCCGACAAGACTGATAAACTTTTTGGTCGGTTTGCGTGGAAAGAATGAGACTATGGCGATCGGTGGTCCATGGAGTCCGTCGTTGGATGGCGCGAATCCAGACAAAGATCCCTCTGTTCTGATCAAAACAGCGGTTAGGACTTGCAAAGCGTTGACCGGAATCGATTTGTCCCATTGCACTCAATG GTACCGCTTCCTGGAGCTCTACTACAGACGTGCAGAAACGACCCACAAGTCCGGTCGAGTGGTGCCTTCGCGCGTTGAAACCGTCATACTATTTCTCCCAGATGTATGGAGCTGTGTACCGACCAGGTTGGAATGGGACGCTTTTCATCTCAACTATAAGAAGCAACTGGAACGAAAGTTGCTGCGTGCCGTATCAAACTCGGACGACTCGGATCCTGCGATAGAAACTGATGAGGCTGCCGCCGCTGATCAAAAG GACGACGCGCCcacagagaaaaaagagccGACACATTACTCTGAACTCGATCCCAAAAACATGAAC GTGAATGATTTACGGCAAGAATTGACCGCACGTAATCTCAGCTCGAAGGGCCTCAAGTCGCAACTCACAGCACGACTCGCAAAAGCCGTCAAATCTGAGCAAGCGAAAGAAGAAGGACGACAGGACGAagtcgaggaaaatgaaaaagaaacgtCACCTCCGCCCAAGGAGGACTCTAAGGACGAGAAAAAAGCTAAAGATGGCAAAGAG CACGATGATGACAGgaagaaaacaatggaacGCGAACGCGCTTTACTGGAAAAACGTTATGCCCTTCCCGAATCTTCGCACATCATTGTTCATCCTTCGAGAACTGCGAAAAGCGGAAAATTCGATTGCACTGTCATGTCATTGAGTGTTTTGCTCGACTACAGACCTGAAGATACTAAG GAGCATTCCTTCGAGGTCTCCCTATTCGCCGAGTTATTCAACGAGATGTTGATGCGTGATTTTGGTTTTCGAATATATCGTTCGTTGTGTATTTTACCGGAAAAGCCAAAGGACAAAGAGGACGAAAAGAAGAAGGACAAAAAAGAGGACAGACGAGAAGATAAAAAGGAAGACAAAAGAAAAGACGAGGATAGCAAGAAGTGTAGTAAAAAAGACgacaaaaagagagaaagcagCAAGGACaagaaagaagagaaggaAACGAGGAGTAAGAGCGACGAAAAAGACAAAGACAAAGATAAGAATGAGGAagaagatgacgaagacgaggaagaaTCTGAG GATGATGATTCAgtgaaagagggaaaaaaagataaagacAAGGatgggaagaagaaaaaagtgaaactaTTTACACACGATCCATACCTTTTGTTGTCCTTCGTTTATTTCGATCAGACTCACTGTGGTTACATATTCGATAAAGACATTGAAGAATTGATTTACACCCTTGGTCTGAATCTATCGCGCGCTCAAGTTCGAAAGCTCGTTCAAAAAGTAGTGACACGAGATTCACTTCATTATCGAAAATTAACGGATAAGTCGAAAGACGAAGAGATCAAGGAGGAAAAAGACGTGGAAAAACACGACGCGTCTGGAAAGATGGACAATGAagaggaatttttgaaatcacTCGCccttggaaataaaaaattattgccaGTATTTGTGGGAGGCGGACCCGCTTCGAAACGTGCTCGTCGCGAAGACACTACCGAAAATTCCGAGGGTGAATTCATATCCGATGGTTTTATCATGTACAAAGGATCGTTGCTCGACGTGGAAAAATTGGTTAGCCAATTAAAGAGATCGGAAAAAGCACGACTCGACACTGAAGCCCGAATGATGGAAATACAACACGAACTGAGCAGCGTTGCCGAGAAATCGAGCAAACAGACGAACACTATTAAAGACATTACCGACGATTTGAGAGCGTATAAAGACAAACTTAGAAGTACTGACGAAAAGCTCAAAAAAGTTTCT ACCGAAACTCACATGTACCTGAGTACCTTGAAAAACGTGTATCATATGACGTCAAAAGTATTGCAAAACGACACGAAAAAGGTGGAGATCGTCGAGATCCAAGACGAGAAAATATCAAGCGAGATAAACGGATCGCAATCAGAATCGAAATCGAAAACGGATACAAGGTGGAGCGATAACAAATCATCGCTGAAGAAAGATCCCGGCGAtgcagagaaagagaaaaagagtgacACGAAAGTTTCCATCAAGAAAGAACCCGTTGACACggacagagagaaaaaatga